Below is a genomic region from Paenibacillus rhizovicinus.
ACGTTTCGTTCCCTCGATGCCGAGATGCCAGAGAATGATAAGCTTCCACTTGCCGCCGATAAGCGCCAGCGTCAGCTCTTTCTCGCAGTTGATTTGATCGATCTCGATGCGGGAACGGATATCTTTTGCCATAGTCGAACACCTCCGTTGCTAGTGTGTCCCAATAGAGTAACGGATTGAGGTGCGTCTGTCTAGTTGCGGGAAGACGACTGGACGGCGAATTGCGGCAGCAGGTCGAGATGCAGCTCGATCATCCGGTCGAAAGCAGCATGCGCCGCCGCCTTGTCCGTAATGGCGGGGTCGAAGTCGATCGTGCGGTGGGCGAGCTTACGGTCGCCCTTCACGGCCGCTTCCGCCACCATTTCGTGCACCTCCGAGAGGATCGCGCACAGGCTGCTCACGCCTTCCGGAAGCGCCGGAACCGCCACGCCGACCGGAACTCCCCCTTGAATGGAGAGCGGCACCTCGACGATGCGTCCTTCCGGAATGCCCTGCAGGCAGCCGCGGTTCGGCACGTTGACGATGTCGATCTCGCGGTCGCTTCCTTCGTGCAGCGCCAGCGCGACGTCGAGCGGATGCTCCCAGCTCTTATGCTCGAACATGCCCCGCCAGTCGGCTTGTCCGGCGCCGATGTCCTGCAGCATTTGCATCCATGCCCTTCGAGTCGACTCGTCGCCGTGATACGGCGGAACATCGGCGTAGCGGACGTCCGCCTGCACGGGCAGATACTCCGCGTGGTGATGCACGCTGCCTGCAGCGATGCCGCCGTATTCCAGCAGCCAGCGACGCATGATCTTGAGCTCAATCTGCGCGTGTTCAGGCTGGCCGGACCAGTCTCCATCCAGCACGTATTGGCGGATGGCCGGCATCAGATCCTCGCCCGTCGCTTTGTCCTTCATTTCGAGCAGCCAGGCAAAATGGTTCAAGCCCGCCGTCACGATCTCCACGTCCGCCCCCGTGCGGCCAAGCAGCTGCGGCAGGAACGTATAGCCGTTTTCTCCCAAATGCGCGATATTGCAGAAACCCATTCCTTGAATGGAGCTGAAACGCTCGACCGCCGTCACGACGCGCGGCATCGGGTTGGTCACATCGAGGAGACGGGCGTTCGGGCATAGCCGCTCCATATCCCGGCAAATGTCCATGATGAGCGTGATCGAACGGAATGCGTTCAGCATGCCGCCGAGGCCGCCGCATTCGCGAGCCTGATCGGCAAGGCCGAAATTCTTCAATACTTCGTAATCCATCGCCCAGCGTTTGGCGCCTTGCGGCGACGCCGAAACGATGACGTAGTCCGCGCCGGGGAGCGCTTCCGCGCGGTCGGCGGTATAGGAGATCGCGATCGGAACGTTCAGCTCCGCGCTCACCCTTCTTGCTGCTTCGGCCATCGCGCGGACAGCCTCCAGGTTCAAGTCGACCAGCACGATTTCCGAATCCGCAAGCTTATGTTTGACGATGGCATCCTCTAATACCGTAGGGGCGAATACGTAACTGCCCGCTCCGATCAAAACGATTTTCATCCGAGTCATTCCCTTCGAGTGGCATGCTGCACAACAATACTCTCAGTATAGGGTTCTTCGTTCGCGGATTGAATAACGAAAGGCCGTCATTTGCCGGACGCAAAATGCACCAAATGGGACAGATGCAGCAAGAAGAACGAGACCGTATCGGCTCGTCCGGACTTGTGCCGGCATCGCGATGTACGCTAGAATGCTAGGCAGAAGATCACGACAGACGCAGCATCCCGCGCAGGCTCGCCACGCCGCCGGGCAAGCGGGGAGACGATGATGATGGACCGGCAAAGAAAGAACTCCGAGCGGATGTTCCCGACGATCAAATCCGAGCTGTACGTGTACGGCGCCTGCGCAGGCGAAGCTTACCCGCCTTGGCGATGCCAGCGACATCTGCATCATATGATGTTCGAGCTCAATCTCGTGCTGGAAGGCAGCCAAACCGTCATCGTCGGCAACCGCGAATACAAGCAGCGGAGCGGCGAACTGCTGCTCATTCCGCCCATGCAGCCGCACGAGGCATACGTCGACGACCCGGCCGGCATGCGCTATTTCGTCATGCACGTTCAACTCGACGACCCGGCTTTTCTCCAGCTGCTGCACGACTCGGGAAAGGTTTATTTCGCCGGGGACGAGGAAGTCAACCTGCTGCTCATGCCCGAGCTTGAATCGATCATGGGCTTGCTGTCCGATGGC
It encodes:
- a CDS encoding family 4 glycosyl hydrolase, whose amino-acid sequence is MKIVLIGAGSYVFAPTVLEDAIVKHKLADSEIVLVDLNLEAVRAMAEAARRVSAELNVPIAISYTADRAEALPGADYVIVSASPQGAKRWAMDYEVLKNFGLADQARECGGLGGMLNAFRSITLIMDICRDMERLCPNARLLDVTNPMPRVVTAVERFSSIQGMGFCNIAHLGENGYTFLPQLLGRTGADVEIVTAGLNHFAWLLEMKDKATGEDLMPAIRQYVLDGDWSGQPEHAQIELKIMRRWLLEYGGIAAGSVHHHAEYLPVQADVRYADVPPYHGDESTRRAWMQMLQDIGAGQADWRGMFEHKSWEHPLDVALALHEGSDREIDIVNVPNRGCLQGIPEGRIVEVPLSIQGGVPVGVAVPALPEGVSSLCAILSEVHEMVAEAAVKGDRKLAHRTIDFDPAITDKAAAHAAFDRMIELHLDLLPQFAVQSSSRN